The Paenalcaligenes faecalis genome has a window encoding:
- a CDS encoding molybdopterin dinucleotide binding domain-containing protein: MSKQDKPNNDRRKLLKHGSLAAGGMAAFAAGYSDTVVNAVKGFTQGSAGHPPKHAVRGNSLTPEFTIDQATGQLTTQPGQVVSPSLCLGCWTQCGVRVRVDQENNKILRIAGNPYHPLATTTPAPMALPVRDVYAKLGIEYGIEGRATSCARGSSMQQQVDNPYRVLSPLKRVGKRGEGKWESISFEQLIKEVCEGGDLFGEGHVDGLRAIFDRETLIDPANPEFGPLSNQLIVTDAGNEGRTPLIRRFAEQSFGTMNRANHGSYCGQSFRIGAGLALGNVKGMPHGKPDWSNALFGLFIGAAPAQSGNPFQRQGRELAEARSRKEDTFKYVVVSPVLPTSSSLAAGSGNRWMAVKPATDLALVMALLRWMLENERFDSVMLSQPGPEAMKAAGEASWCNATHLMINDPQHPRFGTFLRGADLGWPINEAAEGEDKPEDVYVVQRADGSLAPHTIIEAAELFVSREVAAAGLGEAPIQVCSSLSKLREESQRMSFEQYSEICGISVKDIQDLAEEFTSYGKRAVVDAHGGTMSGSGFYTAYAIAMLNTLVGNLNVKGGLVLDAGPFGPFGPGPRYDFRFKGQAQPKGLALSRNRMAYEKSSEYKRRVAAGENPYPAPAPWYPIVGGALSSELIASGMAGYPYKAKAWINHMGNFLYGIAGMCNALYDDLCDPKKLPLIVSIEPFINETSAVSDYIVPDTVTYESWGVSAPWADVIAKTSTVRWPVLEPKVARTAEGQPISLESFLISVAKCIGMPGFGENAIGKPNSDERYPLDTAADFYIRGFANIAYGMKRPVADAQDDDIRLTGLTRYVDTIQERVTEDEWRKVAMVMSRGGRFDEIKDAWDEDKGHLKNAHPHMLPVWDEALFKTKHSITGENNSGCPTWYPTRLADGTDMRQAYSSKDWPFLMTSYKSNLMSSISIAVDRLRQVHPHNPVSINREDAQDLGIKNGDRIRLVSPGNSVEGIAMIRDGVMRGAIAIEHGYGHKELGARAHSVDGKDMPHNPALSAGVNINDLGFRDTTRGDHNNVWIDWVSGAVVRQGLPARIEKV, translated from the coding sequence ATGAGTAAGCAAGACAAACCAAATAACGATAGGCGCAAACTCCTTAAACACGGCTCCTTAGCGGCCGGTGGTATGGCTGCGTTTGCCGCAGGCTATAGCGATACCGTAGTCAATGCAGTCAAAGGCTTTACCCAAGGCTCAGCAGGCCACCCGCCTAAACATGCCGTACGTGGCAACTCCCTCACTCCTGAGTTCACTATTGATCAGGCCACAGGCCAGCTCACCACTCAGCCCGGTCAGGTTGTCAGCCCCTCTCTTTGCTTAGGCTGCTGGACACAGTGTGGGGTGCGTGTACGCGTAGACCAAGAAAATAATAAAATCCTACGTATTGCAGGTAATCCTTATCACCCGTTGGCCACAACCACACCTGCTCCTATGGCGCTACCAGTCCGTGACGTCTATGCCAAACTAGGCATAGAGTACGGCATCGAAGGCCGTGCCACCTCCTGTGCTCGTGGCAGCTCCATGCAACAACAAGTCGATAACCCCTACCGCGTCCTTTCACCGTTAAAACGGGTAGGAAAACGCGGCGAAGGCAAATGGGAAAGCATTAGCTTTGAGCAACTAATCAAAGAAGTCTGCGAAGGCGGTGATTTATTTGGCGAAGGCCATGTAGATGGTCTACGCGCTATTTTTGATCGCGAGACGCTGATTGACCCAGCAAACCCAGAGTTTGGCCCTCTTTCCAATCAACTTATCGTTACCGATGCAGGTAACGAGGGTCGTACTCCCTTGATCCGCCGCTTTGCAGAGCAATCCTTTGGTACGATGAACCGCGCTAACCACGGCTCTTACTGCGGCCAGAGCTTCCGTATAGGTGCTGGTTTAGCGCTTGGCAACGTAAAAGGCATGCCTCATGGTAAACCTGACTGGTCCAACGCCTTGTTTGGTTTATTTATCGGTGCGGCCCCCGCCCAATCGGGTAACCCATTCCAACGCCAAGGCCGTGAGTTAGCCGAAGCCAGATCACGTAAAGAAGACACCTTCAAATACGTCGTAGTCTCTCCGGTTCTGCCTACTTCCTCCAGCTTAGCTGCGGGCTCAGGAAACCGTTGGATGGCGGTCAAACCAGCAACCGATTTAGCCTTGGTCATGGCTCTATTGCGCTGGATGTTAGAAAATGAGCGCTTTGATAGTGTGATGTTGTCACAACCCGGCCCAGAAGCCATGAAAGCGGCCGGAGAAGCCTCCTGGTGTAATGCTACCCACTTAATGATCAACGACCCACAGCACCCTCGCTTTGGTACGTTTTTACGTGGAGCTGACTTAGGCTGGCCTATCAACGAAGCCGCCGAGGGTGAAGACAAGCCAGAAGACGTGTATGTTGTTCAACGTGCAGATGGCTCTTTAGCTCCTCACACCATAATTGAGGCAGCAGAGCTATTTGTAAGCCGAGAGGTCGCAGCGGCAGGTCTGGGTGAAGCCCCCATTCAGGTATGCTCCTCGTTAAGCAAGCTGCGTGAAGAGTCACAACGTATGAGCTTTGAGCAATACAGTGAAATTTGTGGGATTTCAGTTAAAGACATTCAGGATTTAGCCGAAGAGTTCACTAGCTACGGCAAACGTGCTGTGGTTGATGCTCACGGTGGTACCATGAGCGGCTCCGGTTTCTACACCGCCTACGCGATTGCCATGCTCAATACCTTAGTTGGAAACCTAAACGTCAAAGGCGGTTTGGTTCTTGATGCAGGCCCATTTGGTCCATTTGGCCCTGGCCCTCGTTATGACTTCCGCTTTAAAGGCCAAGCTCAACCTAAAGGTTTAGCCTTGTCCCGTAACCGCATGGCCTACGAGAAATCCTCAGAATACAAGCGTCGCGTTGCGGCAGGAGAAAACCCATACCCAGCCCCAGCACCATGGTACCCCATCGTTGGGGGCGCACTCAGCTCCGAGCTCATTGCTTCTGGTATGGCTGGCTACCCTTACAAAGCCAAAGCGTGGATTAACCATATGGGTAACTTTCTCTATGGTATAGCAGGAATGTGCAATGCGCTTTACGACGATCTTTGCGATCCTAAAAAGCTACCTCTTATTGTCTCTATAGAGCCCTTTATTAACGAAACCTCTGCCGTTTCTGACTATATCGTGCCTGACACAGTGACCTACGAAAGCTGGGGTGTTTCTGCTCCCTGGGCTGACGTTATCGCAAAAACATCCACTGTACGCTGGCCCGTATTAGAACCTAAAGTCGCTCGCACCGCAGAAGGGCAACCTATTTCATTAGAAAGTTTCTTGATCTCAGTAGCAAAATGCATTGGTATGCCTGGCTTTGGTGAAAACGCCATTGGTAAACCAAACAGCGACGAGCGTTACCCCTTAGACACGGCTGCAGATTTTTACATCCGTGGTTTTGCTAATATTGCCTATGGTATGAAGCGCCCTGTCGCCGATGCCCAAGATGATGATATTCGCTTAACCGGCTTAACTCGTTATGTGGATACGATCCAAGAACGAGTCACCGAGGACGAGTGGCGTAAAGTCGCAATGGTGATGAGCCGTGGTGGACGATTTGATGAGATTAAAGATGCTTGGGACGAAGACAAAGGCCACCTGAAAAACGCGCACCCACACATGCTACCCGTCTGGGATGAGGCCTTGTTTAAAACAAAGCACTCTATCACTGGCGAAAACAATAGTGGCTGCCCAACCTGGTACCCAACTCGTCTTGCTGATGGAACAGATATGCGCCAAGCCTATAGCAGCAAAGACTGGCCTTTCTTAATGACCTCATACAAATCCAACTTGATGAGCTCTATTTCAATTGCCGTCGATCGTTTACGTCAAGTACATCCTCATAATCCCGTCTCAATTAACCGCGAGGATGCTCAAGATCTTGGTATCAAAAATGGCGATCGTATTCGTTTAGTCTCTCCAGGAAACTCCGTCGAAGGCATCGCTATGATTCGTGACGGCGTAATGCGCGGTGCTATTGCTATAGAGCACGGCTATGGCCATAAGGAACTAGGGGCTAGAGCCCACTCAGTCGATGGTAAAGATATGCCACATAACCCAGCACTATCCGCTGGGGTAAATATCAACGACTTGGGCTTCCGCGACACCACCCGAGGCGATCACAATAACGTTTGGATTGATTGGGTATCTGGTGCTGTAGTACGCCAAGGCCTACCAGCACGAATTGAAAAAGTCTAA
- a CDS encoding TMEM165/GDT1 family protein: MEALFVSTGIVALAEIGDKTQLLAFILAARFRQPLPIILGILVATLANHALAGALGAWLPGLFEPTTLAWILAIGFLLMAGWMLIPDKFDENDAKLAKFGVFTTTLIAFFVAEMGDKTQIATVALAAQFQAFAQVVIGTTLGMMIANVPAVLLGDRISGTIPVRLVHAIAASIFAVLGVIALGRAIGWW, encoded by the coding sequence ATGGAAGCGTTATTCGTTTCAACCGGTATTGTGGCTTTGGCCGAGATTGGTGATAAAACCCAACTACTTGCATTTATTCTGGCAGCTCGTTTTCGACAACCTCTGCCCATTATTCTAGGAATTTTAGTCGCCACATTGGCGAACCATGCTTTAGCTGGCGCTCTAGGCGCGTGGCTACCTGGTTTATTCGAACCCACTACCTTGGCATGGATTTTAGCGATTGGCTTTTTGCTGATGGCTGGCTGGATGCTCATACCTGATAAATTTGATGAAAACGACGCTAAGTTAGCGAAATTTGGTGTGTTTACCACCACGCTAATTGCGTTTTTTGTAGCCGAAATGGGAGATAAAACTCAAATCGCTACGGTGGCTTTAGCTGCACAATTTCAGGCATTTGCTCAGGTGGTTATAGGAACTACCTTGGGTATGATGATTGCGAATGTGCCCGCCGTTTTATTAGGTGATCGTATTTCAGGCACAATACCTGTGCGCTTGGTGCATGCGATTGCCGCTTCGATTTTTGCTGTGCTTGGGGTGATTGCTTTGGGGCGCGCTATTGGTTGGTGGTAA
- the purB gene encoding adenylosuccinate lyase, which yields MQIADQLTPLNALSPLDGRYAGRSNALRGLLSEAGFMAHRVEVEVAWLIALSQAQLPELPAFSSAAKDRLNALVTQFSESDAQRIKDIERVTNHDVKAVEYWLKEQVQDDAELKAAAEFIHFACTSEDINNTSHALMLIRAREQVILPQLQKVCDEIKAKAHEYADQPLLSRTHGQPASPSTMGKEFANVAARLQRAIDAIAAVQPLAKLNGATGNYNAHLSAYPEIDWPTFSKNVLDGLGLVQNEHTIQIEPHDWMAALFDAVGRANTILLDFNRDIWGYVALGYFKQRLKEGEIGSSTMPHKVNPIDFENSEGNIGLANAVLRHLSEKLPVSRWQRDLTDSTVLRNLGVGFGYCMVAYDACLRGLAKLEINAAVIDKDIDNCWEVLAEPVQTVMRRYGLENPYEQLKELTRGKGINEVGLREFISALALPESVKADLLAMTPRSYIGLAAQLAKQI from the coding sequence ATGCAAATAGCAGATCAACTTACTCCTTTAAACGCGCTGTCTCCTTTAGATGGTCGTTACGCGGGTCGCAGCAATGCATTGCGCGGTTTATTATCCGAAGCCGGTTTCATGGCGCATCGAGTCGAGGTCGAGGTCGCGTGGTTAATTGCCTTGTCTCAGGCTCAGCTACCAGAGCTGCCGGCTTTTTCTAGTGCCGCTAAAGATCGTTTAAACGCATTAGTAACACAATTTTCTGAATCCGATGCCCAACGCATTAAAGACATTGAGCGCGTCACTAATCATGATGTAAAGGCGGTGGAGTACTGGCTCAAAGAACAAGTTCAAGATGACGCAGAGTTAAAAGCTGCCGCTGAATTTATTCACTTTGCATGTACCTCCGAGGACATTAATAACACTTCACATGCATTGATGCTGATTCGTGCGCGTGAGCAAGTTATTTTGCCGCAATTACAAAAGGTATGTGACGAGATTAAAGCAAAAGCCCATGAGTACGCTGATCAGCCATTATTATCCCGTACACATGGTCAGCCAGCTAGCCCAAGCACAATGGGTAAGGAATTTGCAAACGTAGCTGCTCGTTTACAACGTGCCATTGATGCCATTGCAGCGGTTCAACCTTTGGCTAAATTAAATGGTGCTACCGGTAATTACAATGCACACCTAAGCGCATATCCTGAAATCGATTGGCCTACATTTAGCAAAAACGTGCTGGATGGATTAGGTCTAGTCCAAAACGAGCACACCATTCAAATTGAGCCACACGATTGGATGGCTGCCTTGTTTGATGCCGTGGGTCGAGCTAATACGATTTTGTTAGATTTCAACAGAGACATTTGGGGCTATGTGGCATTGGGCTACTTTAAACAACGTCTCAAAGAGGGCGAAATTGGATCGTCCACGATGCCGCATAAAGTTAATCCTATTGATTTCGAGAACTCCGAAGGCAATATAGGTTTGGCTAATGCTGTATTACGTCACCTATCTGAAAAGCTACCCGTCTCGCGTTGGCAGCGTGACTTAACGGATTCAACCGTGCTACGTAATTTAGGTGTTGGGTTTGGGTATTGTATGGTGGCGTATGATGCGTGTTTACGTGGTCTAGCCAAGCTAGAGATCAATGCTGCTGTTATAGATAAAGACATTGATAACTGTTGGGAAGTCTTAGCTGAGCCAGTGCAAACCGTAATGCGTCGCTATGGCTTAGAAAATCCTTACGAGCAACTAAAAGAGTTGACTCGAGGTAAAGGGATTAACGAAGTAGGTTTACGTGAGTTTATTTCAGCTCTCGCCTTACCAGAGTCAGTAAAAGCAGATTTGTTGGCGATGACGCCGCGCAGTTATATTGGTTTAGCGGCACAATTGGCTAAACAAATTTAA
- a CDS encoding glutathione S-transferase N-terminal domain-containing protein: protein MKLLGSLTSPYVRKVRVVMAEKKLDYELLLEDVWADDTIIQQYNPLGKIPCLIMDDYGSLFDSRVIVEYLDTLSPVGRLLPQSGRERASAKAWEAVADGIMDAAWAINTELTRRSPEQQSQAWITRQQGKIHAALKYMDTEFSADTPYCLGINISLADLAVGCALSYLDLRFPEITWREDYEKLAQLMERLEARPSFQATTP from the coding sequence ATGAAACTTCTAGGTTCACTCACCAGCCCATACGTGCGTAAAGTTCGCGTCGTAATGGCAGAAAAAAAACTCGACTACGAACTACTACTCGAAGACGTGTGGGCCGATGATACGATCATTCAGCAGTACAACCCACTGGGCAAAATTCCATGTTTAATCATGGATGACTACGGCAGTCTGTTCGATTCTCGCGTTATTGTTGAATATCTGGACACCTTATCGCCAGTAGGACGTTTATTGCCTCAATCAGGCCGTGAACGTGCCTCAGCTAAAGCGTGGGAAGCCGTAGCAGATGGCATCATGGATGCTGCATGGGCAATCAACACTGAACTCACTCGTCGCTCTCCAGAGCAACAAAGTCAGGCATGGATAACTCGCCAACAAGGCAAAATACACGCTGCCTTAAAATATATGGATACCGAGTTCTCAGCGGATACGCCCTATTGCCTTGGCATTAACATTAGCTTGGCGGACTTAGCTGTGGGCTGCGCTCTTAGCTACTTAGACTTACGCTTTCCTGAAATCACTTGGCGCGAAGATTACGAAAAGCTCGCTCAGCTCATGGAAAGACTAGAGGCTCGCCCTTCCTTCCAAGCAACTACACCCTAA
- the nrfD gene encoding NrfD/PsrC family molybdoenzyme membrane anchor subunit: MNIIEILTPAYDAAWLPWAVQYFFLVAMATTAAITASFIAFSPAGSEARRLLPAAVTVLAMSAIAAPVALLADLHQPARFWHFYAHFTPWSWMSIGAVLLPIFVMLALAFCLLWWLRKDGLMRLVGIALIFSAITILVYTGAEIMIVRSRPLWNTIFLPINFALTGWLSALGAMLLVGRWLPGGMAALPSLLIRRLGLTALILLGVCGLAWVGSGLAGLDASFPAAMDLFSSYPTWRLSLTASIVLALFLLFMLRVHPNRLCSPMHSLICGLTMMGAAWVFRWIVLMSVQGVPKYGAGLYLHSMPLGSDGLLGMAGVFGLCIALLAIITWFLDRFPTFSALRPTA, translated from the coding sequence ATGAATATTATCGAAATTCTAACCCCTGCCTATGATGCCGCTTGGCTACCTTGGGCTGTGCAGTATTTCTTTTTAGTAGCGATGGCAACTACAGCAGCTATCACAGCCTCTTTTATTGCATTCAGCCCGGCTGGATCTGAGGCCCGCCGGTTATTACCCGCAGCGGTCACAGTCTTAGCAATGAGTGCCATAGCTGCTCCGGTAGCACTATTAGCTGACTTACATCAGCCTGCCCGATTCTGGCATTTCTATGCTCACTTCACCCCTTGGTCATGGATGTCCATTGGTGCAGTACTGCTACCCATCTTTGTTATGCTAGCCTTGGCTTTCTGCCTATTGTGGTGGTTACGTAAAGATGGGCTCATGCGTCTGGTAGGTATTGCCCTGATTTTCTCTGCTATTACGATCTTGGTCTATACCGGCGCAGAAATTATGATTGTGCGATCACGTCCACTTTGGAATACGATTTTCCTCCCTATTAACTTTGCGCTCACTGGCTGGTTGTCTGCTTTAGGTGCCATGTTATTAGTAGGTCGTTGGCTACCTGGTGGGATGGCTGCACTACCCTCTCTATTGATTCGTCGTTTGGGGCTAACCGCGTTGATACTACTGGGTGTTTGCGGCTTAGCTTGGGTAGGGAGTGGTTTAGCGGGTTTAGATGCGTCTTTCCCTGCAGCAATGGATCTCTTTAGCTCATACCCTACATGGCGTTTAAGCCTAACCGCCTCTATTGTTCTCGCTTTGTTCTTGCTCTTTATGTTGCGTGTACACCCGAACCGTCTCTGCAGCCCTATGCACTCGTTGATTTGTGGCTTAACCATGATGGGCGCAGCTTGGGTATTCCGTTGGATTGTCTTAATGAGCGTTCAAGGCGTACCTAAATATGGTGCAGGCCTTTATTTACACAGTATGCCTTTAGGCAGTGATGGCCTATTAGGGATGGCTGGGGTGTTTGGTTTATGTATTGCTTTACTTGCCATCATCACTTGGTTCCTAGACCGCTTTCCCACCTTCTCCGCCTTGCGTCCAACCGCATAA
- the mnmA gene encoding tRNA 2-thiouridine(34) synthase MnmA, producing the protein MTSSTASKGRVVIGLSGGVDSSVSAWLLKQQGYEVIGLFMKNWEDDDDSEYCSSRQDWLDAASVADLLGIEIEAVNFAAEYKDRVFAEFLREYKAGRTPNPDVLCNAEIKFKAFLDHAMGLGAELIATGHYARVRAIDTSEGRQYQLLKGVDQSKDQSYFLHRLNQAQLSRTLFPLGEIEKTEVRKIAEQLQLPNAKKKDSTGICFIGERPFRDFLNRYLPTKPGLIKTPEGQVVGEHMGLAFYTYGQRKGLGIGGIKGKQRDDGTADAWYAARKDLKNNVLYVVQGHDHPWLLNHQLSAENLSWTAGHAPTLTSCAAKTRYRQSDASCQIVQASETELQLNFDEAQWAVTPGQSVVLYDGDVCLGGGIIQ; encoded by the coding sequence GTTATTGGTCTTTCTGGTGGGGTAGACTCCTCGGTATCAGCCTGGTTATTAAAGCAACAGGGTTACGAGGTGATTGGCTTATTCATGAAAAACTGGGAAGACGATGACGACAGTGAGTATTGTTCCTCTCGTCAAGATTGGTTAGACGCCGCGAGTGTGGCTGATTTGCTTGGCATCGAAATAGAGGCCGTGAATTTTGCCGCTGAATATAAAGACCGTGTGTTTGCCGAGTTTCTACGTGAGTACAAGGCAGGCCGTACACCGAACCCCGATGTACTGTGTAACGCTGAAATTAAGTTTAAGGCATTTTTAGATCATGCTATGGGCTTAGGTGCAGAGCTAATAGCGACTGGTCACTATGCACGTGTTCGTGCCATAGATACGTCAGAGGGTAGGCAGTATCAACTCCTTAAAGGGGTTGATCAGTCTAAAGACCAAAGTTACTTCTTACACCGTTTAAATCAAGCGCAGTTGTCACGTACTTTATTTCCCCTAGGCGAAATTGAAAAAACAGAGGTACGTAAAATTGCAGAGCAATTACAGCTACCTAACGCAAAGAAAAAAGACTCAACGGGTATTTGTTTTATCGGTGAGCGTCCTTTCCGTGATTTTTTAAATCGCTATTTACCGACTAAACCTGGATTGATTAAAACTCCCGAAGGTCAGGTGGTTGGCGAGCACATGGGCTTAGCTTTTTATACCTATGGCCAAAGAAAAGGCCTAGGTATTGGTGGGATTAAAGGCAAGCAGCGTGATGATGGGACGGCTGATGCATGGTATGCCGCACGTAAAGACTTGAAAAATAATGTGCTCTATGTGGTTCAGGGCCATGATCATCCGTGGTTACTAAATCATCAATTATCTGCAGAGAATCTTAGCTGGACAGCAGGGCATGCTCCTACGTTGACATCTTGTGCAGCAAAAACACGTTATAGACAAAGTGATGCTTCATGTCAGATTGTGCAGGCCTCAGAGACAGAATTACAGTTGAATTTTGACGAGGCTCAGTGGGCGGTGACTCCAGGGCAGTCGGTGGTGCTGTATGACGGGGATGTATGTTTAGGCGGCGGCATCATTCAGTAA
- a CDS encoding sulfite exporter TauE/SafE family protein — MDPTFIIAFAALGAFVGFAAGLLGIGGGMILVPFLNFLLPMLGVPPLIAVHAAIATAMTTIIFTSVSSMRAHHAHGAIRWDVVKLMVPGLLIGGLLSGGAVFAHINGLVLAIIFALFVVYSAIKMFRNSPPPVGGALPKPWVVTAFGGLIGFISGLLGAGGGFLSVPFMVRSHIPMKKAIATSAALGFFIAVANGIGYVLSGSEYTSIEAGMLGYVYWPALIVLTAMSMLTAPLGAKLAHRLPVVVLKRIFASMLLVLAIQMLIETIRVHWFM; from the coding sequence ATGGATCCTACCTTTATTATTGCTTTTGCAGCATTAGGTGCGTTTGTGGGGTTTGCTGCTGGCCTATTAGGAATAGGCGGCGGTATGATCTTAGTGCCGTTTTTAAACTTTTTATTGCCGATGTTGGGGGTGCCACCATTAATCGCAGTACATGCTGCTATTGCAACTGCTATGACCACGATTATTTTCACCTCAGTGTCCAGCATGCGAGCCCATCACGCGCATGGTGCCATACGCTGGGATGTAGTGAAGTTAATGGTACCAGGGTTGTTAATAGGTGGGCTGCTGTCTGGTGGTGCCGTTTTTGCCCATATCAATGGTTTGGTGTTGGCCATTATTTTTGCTTTGTTTGTGGTCTACTCAGCAATCAAAATGTTCAGAAATTCCCCGCCGCCAGTGGGTGGGGCGCTCCCTAAACCGTGGGTTGTAACGGCATTTGGTGGATTGATAGGTTTTATTTCTGGGTTATTGGGAGCGGGGGGCGGTTTTTTGTCCGTGCCTTTTATGGTTCGATCCCATATTCCAATGAAAAAAGCTATTGCCACCTCAGCAGCTTTAGGCTTTTTTATCGCTGTGGCTAATGGGATAGGCTATGTGCTGTCAGGATCAGAATACACAAGCATAGAGGCTGGTATGCTGGGCTATGTGTACTGGCCTGCCTTAATTGTTTTAACAGCCATGAGCATGCTGACAGCGCCTTTAGGGGCAAAGCTAGCGCACCGGTTACCAGTGGTGGTGCTAAAGCGTATTTTTGCTTCTATGTTATTGGTGTTAGCTATTCAAATGCTAATTGAAACTATCCGGGTACATTGGTTTATGTAA
- the ribA gene encoding GTP cyclohydrolase II: MLNYVTSSQLPTPWADFTLHVFVEKETKKEHLAITLGDLRTPEPVLLRLHSECLTGDALFSLRCDCGPQLEKALQRVAKTGRGAVFYLRQEGRGIGLVNKIRAYHLQDQGADTVEANQLIGFEADERNYELCRPMLDFFNIKVVRLMTNNPRKVNALENMGYEVIERIEHRITPNPHNRFYLRTKADKLGHLFNDDN, from the coding sequence TTGTTGAACTACGTCACATCTAGCCAGCTTCCTACGCCTTGGGCTGATTTCACTCTCCACGTTTTTGTTGAAAAAGAAACAAAAAAAGAACACTTAGCCATTACGTTGGGAGACCTGCGTACTCCTGAGCCTGTTCTGTTACGTCTACACTCAGAGTGTCTTACCGGAGATGCCCTGTTTAGCTTGCGTTGCGACTGTGGCCCTCAACTCGAAAAAGCCCTTCAGCGTGTTGCTAAAACAGGTCGAGGCGCTGTTTTTTACTTGCGCCAAGAAGGTCGAGGCATTGGCCTAGTCAATAAAATCCGAGCCTACCATTTACAAGATCAAGGTGCCGATACGGTAGAAGCCAATCAACTCATCGGTTTTGAGGCCGATGAGCGTAACTATGAGCTTTGTCGTCCGATGCTGGATTTTTTTAATATTAAAGTCGTGCGTCTCATGACAAACAACCCCCGTAAAGTTAATGCCTTAGAGAACATGGGCTACGAAGTCATCGAGCGAATTGAGCACCGCATTACACCCAACCCTCATAATCGTTTTTATTTACGAACCAAAGCAGATAAACTTGGTCACCTTTTTAATGACGATAATTAA
- a CDS encoding COG3650 family protein yields the protein MFSRWVYLPISACILTLAACQVPSSTSDTISTFKGSGNEPGWGITINNEQSVDVLLDYGERKLTLDVVKKQLSSTKNQYSSTYNNQPVIISIEKKACQDNMSGEDFDYQVLFSIEGKRLNGCGRILTP from the coding sequence ATGTTTTCACGTTGGGTTTATCTGCCGATTAGTGCTTGTATTTTAACCTTAGCTGCCTGCCAAGTCCCCAGCTCTACCTCTGATACCATTTCCACCTTTAAAGGGTCAGGAAATGAACCAGGATGGGGCATCACGATTAATAATGAGCAATCTGTGGATGTGCTTCTTGATTACGGCGAACGCAAACTAACTCTAGATGTCGTTAAAAAACAGCTATCTAGCACTAAAAATCAATACAGCAGTACTTATAACAACCAGCCTGTCATCATTTCCATTGAAAAAAAAGCTTGTCAGGACAATATGAGTGGAGAGGATTTTGATTACCAAGTCCTTTTTAGCATTGAAGGCAAACGACTTAATGGTTGTGGTCGCATACTAACACCATAA
- the dsrO gene encoding sulfate reduction electron transfer complex DsrMKJOP subunit DsrO gives MRKTVKTEQLQPGKRGFLKNLLGVGAAATVIPITPVQAGINDQPPRRPGMTGKRFGMLVDLRKCIGCQACTVGCSMENQPPIGQFRTTVLQYEVEGYDDGQPAMFNLPRLCNHCENPPCVPVCPVQATFQRDDGIVLVDNERCVGCAYCVQACPYDARFINHETQTADKCTFCEHRLEVGLLPACVETCVGGARIIGDLNDPDSMISQQLKEHSDDIKVLKPDMNTAPRVYYIGMPDEFVNGVEGQTSVRLVAEY, from the coding sequence ATGCGAAAAACGGTAAAAACTGAACAATTACAACCGGGCAAACGAGGCTTTCTTAAAAACCTTCTAGGCGTTGGTGCTGCTGCCACGGTTATTCCTATTACTCCCGTACAAGCCGGGATTAACGACCAGCCACCTCGCCGCCCCGGCATGACGGGCAAACGCTTTGGTATGTTGGTAGATTTACGTAAGTGTATTGGTTGCCAAGCCTGTACAGTGGGCTGCTCAATGGAGAACCAGCCCCCTATTGGTCAATTCCGCACCACAGTATTGCAATACGAGGTTGAAGGTTACGATGACGGCCAGCCCGCCATGTTTAATCTACCTCGTCTCTGTAATCACTGTGAAAACCCACCTTGTGTTCCGGTGTGCCCTGTACAGGCCACTTTCCAACGTGACGACGGTATTGTGCTCGTTGACAACGAACGCTGTGTGGGCTGTGCCTACTGTGTTCAAGCATGTCCTTACGATGCCCGTTTCATTAACCATGAGACCCAAACGGCTGATAAATGTACGTTCTGTGAGCATCGTTTAGAGGTTGGTCTACTACCGGCCTGTGTGGAAACCTGTGTGGGCGGAGCCCGTATTATTGGTGACCTTAATGACCCAGACAGCATGATCTCTCAACAACTCAAAGAACACAGTGATGACATCAAAGTACTCAAACCTGATATGAACACCGCACCACGCGTCTACTACATCGGTATGCCAGATGAGTTCGTCAATGGGGTAGAGGGTCAAACCAGTGTACGTTTAGTCGCTGAATACTAA